A genomic segment from Verrucomicrobiota bacterium encodes:
- a CDS encoding DUF86 domain-containing protein: MSRDFQLRLDDILEACHRVADYIAGYDLARFEEDYKTQDAVIRQFEIIGEAVKHLPEEVTLQEPGIPWRQFAGFRDVLAHSYFAVDLTVLWEAAEVYAPLLQETCSRLKS; this comes from the coding sequence ATGTCTCGTGACTTTCAGTTAAGATTAGATGACATCCTTGAGGCATGCCATAGGGTTGCTGATTATATAGCCGGGTATGATCTCGCCCGTTTTGAAGAAGATTACAAAACGCAAGATGCCGTTATCCGGCAGTTTGAAATCATAGGCGAGGCAGTGAAGCATCTTCCGGAAGAAGTCACCCTTCAGGAGCCCGGAATTCCCTGGCGGCAGTTTGCCGGATTCAGGGATGTTCTGGCCCATTCCTATTTTGCAGTGGATCTAACTGTCTTGTGGGAAGCCGCCGAGGTTTATGCACCGCTGCTTCAGGAGACATGCAGCCGTCTGAAAAGCTGA
- a CDS encoding glycosyltransferase family 4 protein encodes MSPRRLAIVVSHPIQYYSPWFRDLAAQSDLRIKVFYLWDFGVTEKRDPTFGTSFKWDVPLMEGYESTFVPNVAKDPGTHHFNGLDNPGLNDALLDWNPDAILLIGYNYKSHLRLIFSPRLRRIPILFRGDSHELCPSTGWKPRLSRFLRSLIFRRFDRVLAVGSASVDYFRASGVPMERIRIIPHCVDNDRFRNAATEAEMEAGQWKQELGIPEDTTVILFAGKLENKKRPQDLLEAFLKILTEGSRESRGEGRATGDENCSTSVLLFVGSGHLENVLRRMAGDRVGRDVFFAPFQNQLAMPKVYAAGDILVLPSLGRSETWGLAVNEAMNLARPAIVSSHVGCGPDLIEAGVTGWGFRAGDASDLEKCLHEALSDPARLKRMGLAAREKVNGFSYEVATKGVVKAVREVGGSRKAGGDRG; translated from the coding sequence ATGTCTCCTCGTCGCTTGGCCATCGTGGTTTCGCACCCGATCCAGTATTACTCGCCCTGGTTCCGGGATCTGGCGGCGCAGTCTGATCTGAGGATCAAGGTGTTTTATCTCTGGGACTTCGGGGTGACGGAGAAGCGGGATCCGACTTTCGGTACTTCCTTCAAGTGGGATGTGCCGCTGATGGAGGGGTATGAGAGTACCTTCGTGCCGAATGTGGCGAAGGATCCTGGGACGCATCACTTCAATGGGCTCGATAATCCGGGGCTCAATGATGCCCTTCTTGACTGGAATCCGGATGCGATCCTACTGATCGGCTATAACTATAAGAGTCACCTCCGGTTGATCTTCTCCCCGCGTCTGCGCAGGATTCCGATTCTCTTCCGTGGTGACTCGCATGAGCTATGTCCTTCCACAGGATGGAAGCCGCGACTCTCCCGTTTCCTGCGAAGTCTGATCTTTCGCCGGTTCGACCGTGTGCTGGCCGTGGGTTCTGCATCAGTTGATTATTTCCGCGCCAGTGGTGTGCCCATGGAGAGGATCCGGATCATTCCTCACTGCGTGGATAATGACCGATTCCGGAATGCTGCCACGGAGGCCGAGATGGAGGCTGGGCAATGGAAACAGGAACTGGGAATCCCGGAGGACACGACCGTCATCCTTTTTGCCGGTAAGCTGGAAAACAAGAAACGCCCGCAGGATCTGCTGGAGGCTTTTTTGAAGATTCTGACCGAGGGAAGTCGAGAGTCGAGGGGCGAGGGGCGAGCGACGGGTGATGAGAACTGCTCGACTTCAGTGCTTCTCTTTGTCGGATCGGGTCATCTGGAGAATGTTCTCCGTAGGATGGCCGGGGATCGTGTCGGGAGGGATGTCTTCTTCGCTCCCTTCCAGAATCAGTTGGCCATGCCCAAGGTCTATGCGGCTGGTGATATCCTGGTGCTTCCATCATTAGGTCGGTCGGAGACTTGGGGGCTTGCCGTGAATGAGGCGATGAATCTCGCTCGTCCCGCCATTGTCAGTTCCCATGTGGGGTGCGGACCGGATCTGATCGAGGCTGGGGTGACAGGGTGGGGCTTCCGGGCCGGTGATGCCAGTGATCTCGAGAAGTGCCTTCATGAGGCGCTGAGTGATCCCGCTCGCCTGAAGAGAATGGGGCTCGCTGCAAGGGAGAAGGTCAACGGCTTCTCGTATGAAGTGGCTACCAAGGGAGTCGTCAAGGCAGTCAGGGAGGTAGGGGGATCCCGCAAGGCGGGAGGGGATCGGGGATAG